In a single window of the Ancylobacter polymorphus genome:
- a CDS encoding TIGR00266 family protein translates to MRSKIIGTTLPVLELQLDAGDRIVGVPDQLSWMSGDIVLTTSTAGGGASGLLGLVSRAVSGGGLFMTEFHAERGPGNVAFAAKLPGNFVEIEISPGRAYLAHRHGFVCGTPGIEVTTAFQQTLGGAVFGGEGFVLQRLAGQASAYVELSGELVTYELQPGQQLLVHPGHVGLFEESVSFELTTMRGVRNALFGGDGLFLVRLSGPGKVWLQSLTAPGLAHAVSPYLPERRG, encoded by the coding sequence ATGCGCTCGAAGATCATCGGCACCACGCTACCCGTGCTCGAACTCCAGCTTGACGCCGGCGACCGCATCGTCGGCGTGCCGGACCAGCTGTCCTGGATGTCGGGCGACATCGTGCTCACCACCTCCACCGCTGGCGGCGGGGCGAGCGGCCTGCTCGGGCTGGTGAGCCGCGCGGTGTCCGGCGGCGGCCTGTTCATGACCGAGTTCCACGCCGAGCGCGGGCCCGGCAACGTCGCCTTCGCCGCCAAGCTGCCCGGCAATTTCGTGGAGATCGAGATCAGCCCCGGCCGCGCCTATCTCGCCCATCGCCACGGCTTCGTCTGCGGCACGCCGGGCATCGAGGTGACCACCGCCTTCCAGCAGACGCTGGGCGGGGCGGTGTTCGGCGGTGAGGGCTTCGTGCTGCAGCGGCTGGCCGGGCAGGCCAGCGCCTATGTCGAACTGAGCGGCGAACTCGTCACTTATGAGCTTCAGCCCGGCCAGCAGCTGCTCGTCCATCCCGGCCATGTCGGGCTGTTCGAGGAGAGCGTCTCTTTCGAGCTGACGACGATGCGCGGCGTGCGCAACGCGCTGTTCGGCGGCGACGGGCTGTTCCTCGTGCGGCTGTCGGGCCCGGGCAAGGTGTGGCTGCAAAGCCTGACCGCACCCGGCCTCGCCCATGCGGTCAGCCCCTATCTGCCGGAACGCCGGGGATAG
- a CDS encoding 3'(2'),5'-bisphosphate nucleotidase CysQ, with product MPHLSPDLPSGDAVTDPLADPAVAARHLAEAVVAAGAVAVEMFRAGVKSWAKHNDSPVTEADLAVDVMLRERLSLVGPAYGWLSEETVDEPSRLSRRRVWIVDPIDGTRAYMAGRADWCVEAALVEDGRPIAGALFAPVTEELFIAVRGGGATRNGQPIQVSTTQALAGAVIDGPAPWLAHLDRAGSWRRVDRIRSLALRLARVATGELDAALASPNGNDWDLAAADLLVHEAGGRLTTLDGRPLAYNAPVPRHGALVSAGSQLHPALMAVAR from the coding sequence ATGCCGCACCTTTCCCCCGACCTGCCTTCTGGCGATGCCGTTACCGATCCTCTCGCCGATCCCGCCGTCGCGGCGCGGCATCTGGCGGAGGCGGTGGTGGCGGCCGGGGCGGTGGCGGTGGAAATGTTCCGCGCCGGGGTGAAGAGCTGGGCGAAGCACAATGATTCCCCCGTCACGGAAGCCGACCTCGCCGTCGACGTGATGCTGCGCGAGCGCCTGAGCCTCGTCGGCCCGGCCTATGGCTGGCTGTCGGAGGAAACGGTGGACGAGCCGTCCCGCCTGTCGCGGCGCCGTGTATGGATCGTCGATCCCATTGACGGCACCCGCGCCTATATGGCCGGGCGCGCCGACTGGTGCGTGGAGGCGGCGCTGGTGGAGGATGGAAGGCCGATCGCCGGCGCCCTGTTCGCCCCAGTCACCGAGGAACTGTTCATCGCGGTTCGTGGTGGCGGGGCGACGCGCAACGGCCAGCCGATCCAGGTCTCCACCACCCAAGCGCTTGCCGGCGCGGTGATTGACGGGCCGGCGCCCTGGCTCGCCCATCTCGACCGGGCGGGCAGCTGGCGCCGGGTCGACCGCATCCGCTCGCTGGCGCTGCGCCTCGCCCGTGTCGCCACCGGCGAGCTCGATGCCGCGCTCGCCTCGCCCAATGGAAATGATTGGGACCTTGCCGCCGCGGACCTTTTGGTGCACGAAGCAGGCGGACGGCTGACCACGCTCGACGGCCGTCCGCTCGCCTATAACGCGCCGGTGCCGCGGCATGGGGCGCTGGTTTCGGCCGGCAGCCAGCTCCATCCGGCGCTGATGGCTGTGGCGCGCTGA
- a CDS encoding chromate transporter: MTSPTPPVPGAATEGEPPAPYAVPRNVPLWEIFVTFLFIGAISFGGGVVAYLRASLVIKKGWLDEDHFLSALGISQALPGLNATNMSIIVGDRLRGLPGALVAFTGMTLPGGSMVLALGVAYAANAHNPYVNATLVGVGAAAVGMLSAVTLQIGHKQLGQILNVAIIAATVLMVSVLHISLIWVLLTVGPVAVFLFRPRKGAEGADEADAREGKAP, translated from the coding sequence ATGACCTCCCCCACCCCGCCTGTGCCGGGCGCCGCCACCGAAGGCGAACCGCCCGCCCCCTATGCGGTGCCGCGCAACGTGCCGCTGTGGGAGATTTTCGTCACCTTCCTGTTCATCGGGGCCATCAGCTTCGGTGGCGGCGTGGTGGCCTATCTGCGCGCCAGCCTGGTGATCAAGAAAGGCTGGCTGGACGAGGACCATTTCCTCTCCGCGCTGGGAATCTCGCAGGCGCTGCCGGGCCTCAACGCCACCAATATGAGCATCATCGTCGGCGACCGGCTGCGCGGCCTGCCGGGCGCCCTCGTCGCCTTCACCGGCATGACGCTGCCCGGCGGCAGCATGGTGCTGGCGCTCGGCGTCGCCTATGCCGCCAATGCCCATAACCCGTATGTCAACGCCACGCTGGTCGGGGTCGGCGCGGCGGCGGTGGGCATGCTCTCGGCGGTGACGCTGCAGATCGGCCACAAGCAACTCGGGCAGATACTGAACGTCGCCATCATCGCCGCGACCGTGCTGATGGTCAGCGTGCTGCACATCTCGCTGATCTGGGTGCTGCTCACCGTCGGCCCGGTGGCGGTGTTCCTGTTCCGCCCGCGCAAGGGCGCCGAGGGGGCAGACGAGGCGGATGCGCGCGAAGGAAAGGCGCCATGA
- a CDS encoding YoaK family protein has translation MPEGYRPLLFATFATLVAGFVDAVGYAHLGGLFLSFMSGNSTRLGIQLAEGHGAMALFTASVIGGFVAGAFVGTLITDAVGEWKLVAVLGSEVVLFALAAVLAGLDAGRLALLPVALAMAMQNSVHQIIAGADIGKSFVTGALFGLGQALARWMKGRGGPVEALAYAGSWASFVTGAGIGALLLAASGLVPSLVAACLLLAGLTATAFAFHGHLVRPIGKEGGD, from the coding sequence ATGCCAGAGGGTTATCGCCCGCTTCTCTTCGCCACCTTCGCCACCCTGGTCGCCGGCTTCGTCGATGCGGTCGGCTATGCCCATCTCGGCGGGCTGTTCCTCTCCTTCATGAGCGGCAACAGTACCCGCCTTGGCATCCAGCTGGCCGAAGGCCATGGGGCGATGGCGCTGTTCACCGCCTCGGTCATTGGCGGCTTCGTCGCCGGCGCCTTTGTCGGCACGTTGATCACCGACGCGGTGGGCGAGTGGAAACTGGTCGCGGTGCTGGGCAGCGAGGTCGTTCTGTTCGCGCTGGCGGCGGTGCTGGCCGGCCTCGATGCCGGGCGGCTGGCGCTGCTGCCGGTGGCGCTCGCCATGGCCATGCAGAACAGCGTGCATCAGATCATCGCGGGGGCGGATATCGGCAAGAGCTTCGTCACCGGGGCGCTGTTCGGCCTCGGCCAGGCGCTGGCGCGCTGGATGAAGGGGCGCGGCGGGCCGGTGGAGGCGCTGGCCTATGCCGGTTCCTGGGCGTCTTTCGTCACGGGCGCCGGCATCGGCGCCCTGCTGCTGGCGGCGAGCGGGCTGGTGCCGTCGCTGGTCGCCGCCTGCCTGCTGCTGGCCGGCCTCACCGCCACCGCCTTCGCCTTTCACGGCCATCTGGTGCGGCCGATTGGCAAGGAAGGCGGCGACTGA
- a CDS encoding 3-deoxy-D-manno-octulosonic acid transferase codes for MASPRSPFLVRCYRAATWLATPFVRLLLARRLKRGKEDGARLTERYGRASAARPRGPLVWVHGASVGEMIAVLPLIERLRARGFRVLFTSGTVTSARLAQARLPPDVPHQFVPLDSPLFLRRFLKHWRPDLVLLVESELWPNLIVEVNARATPLVLVNARMSPSSFASWGRVPGSVAALLSRVDLCLAQGPDDGERLKQLGAPRVTVTGNLKFDAPPPPVDIAAFDTLRLATAGRIVFVAASTHPGEEEIVIEAHQRLAKELPNLLTILAPRHPERGTAVVQLATAAGCPAVLRSDGYQPDRGTAIYVADTIGELGLFYRLGPVALLGGSLVRRGGQNPIEPIKLDTAILHGPHVTNFNALYDRLDEAGGALAVTDGRTLAAAAYRLLADPAFRATMIAAGQATVESFGGALERTLAAIDPYLVQIQLERH; via the coding sequence ATGGCCAGCCCCCGCTCCCCCTTTCTCGTCCGCTGCTACCGGGCGGCGACCTGGCTGGCGACGCCTTTCGTCCGCCTGCTGCTGGCGCGCCGGCTGAAGCGCGGCAAGGAGGACGGCGCCCGGCTGACCGAGCGCTATGGTCGCGCCAGCGCCGCCCGCCCGCGCGGGCCGCTGGTGTGGGTGCATGGCGCCAGTGTCGGCGAAATGATTGCCGTGCTGCCGCTGATCGAACGGCTGCGCGCGCGCGGCTTCCGCGTGCTGTTCACCTCGGGCACGGTCACCTCGGCGCGCCTCGCCCAGGCGCGGCTGCCGCCCGATGTGCCGCACCAGTTCGTGCCGCTGGATTCGCCGCTGTTCCTGCGCCGCTTCCTCAAGCACTGGCGGCCGGACCTGGTGCTGCTGGTCGAGTCCGAGCTCTGGCCGAACCTCATTGTGGAAGTGAATGCCCGCGCGACGCCGCTGGTGCTGGTCAATGCGCGCATGTCGCCCTCTTCCTTCGCCAGCTGGGGCCGGGTTCCGGGCAGCGTCGCGGCGCTGCTGTCGCGGGTCGATTTGTGCCTGGCGCAGGGCCCGGACGATGGCGAGCGGCTGAAGCAGCTCGGCGCGCCGCGCGTCACCGTGACCGGCAATCTCAAATTCGACGCGCCGCCGCCCCCCGTGGACATCGCCGCCTTTGACACGCTGCGGCTGGCGACCGCCGGCCGCATCGTCTTCGTCGCCGCTTCCACCCATCCCGGCGAGGAGGAGATCGTCATCGAGGCGCATCAGCGGCTCGCCAAGGAACTGCCGAACCTGCTCACCATTCTCGCCCCGCGCCATCCTGAGCGCGGCACGGCGGTGGTTCAACTCGCTACAGCCGCCGGCTGCCCGGCGGTGCTGCGCAGCGACGGCTACCAGCCGGACAGGGGCACCGCGATCTATGTCGCCGACACGATCGGCGAGCTCGGCCTGTTCTACCGACTCGGCCCGGTGGCGCTGCTCGGCGGCTCGCTGGTGCGCCGGGGCGGGCAGAACCCGATCGAGCCGATCAAGCTCGACACGGCGATCCTGCACGGCCCGCATGTGACCAATTTCAATGCGCTCTACGACCGGCTCGACGAGGCCGGCGGCGCGCTCGCCGTCACCGATGGCCGAACGCTGGCCGCTGCGGCCTATCGGCTGCTGGCCGATCCCGCGTTTCGTGCGACGATGATCGCGGCCGGGCAGGCCACGGTGGAGAGTTTCGGCGGCGCGCTGGAGCGCACGCTCGCCGCCATCGACCCCTATCTGGTGCAGATCCAGCTGGAGAGGCACTAA
- the lpxK gene encoding tetraacyldisaccharide 4'-kinase, producing MQAPHFWWRREQSWLAKLLAPLGALVGGVTLARLRRPGTGVGLPVVCVGNPTVGGAGKTPTVIEIARRLALHGHKPAVLTRGYGGRLKGPVRVDPLLHSAEDVGDEPLLLARAAPTFVARDRLAGAQAAAQAGADVLIMDDGFQSPALAKSLSILVIDAGVGIGNGLCLPAGPLRAPLAPQLEQAQALLVIGEGAPGERAARDGYAAGAVVLRGRLAPEAQAVARLFGKRVLAYAGIGRPAKFFETLRTLGVLPVVTRAFPDHHVYTAAEVEELRAEAEKLDLLLVTTEKDAMRLAGSEVGQPLIEVSDVLPVRMALEPQSARALERMLGGLEAGPREP from the coding sequence ATGCAGGCACCGCATTTCTGGTGGCGACGGGAACAGAGCTGGCTGGCCAAGCTGCTGGCGCCGCTCGGCGCGCTGGTGGGCGGGGTGACGCTGGCGCGGCTGCGCCGGCCGGGAACCGGGGTCGGCCTGCCGGTCGTCTGCGTCGGCAACCCCACGGTCGGCGGCGCCGGCAAGACGCCCACCGTGATCGAGATCGCCCGCCGCCTCGCTCTGCACGGCCACAAGCCGGCGGTGCTCACCCGCGGCTATGGCGGCCGGCTGAAAGGCCCGGTGCGGGTCGATCCGCTGCTGCACAGCGCGGAGGATGTGGGCGACGAGCCGCTGCTGCTGGCCCGCGCCGCGCCCACCTTCGTCGCCCGCGACCGCCTGGCCGGCGCGCAGGCGGCGGCGCAGGCCGGGGCGGACGTGCTCATCATGGACGACGGTTTCCAGAGCCCGGCGCTGGCGAAGTCGCTTTCCATCCTCGTCATCGATGCCGGGGTGGGCATCGGCAACGGGCTGTGCCTGCCGGCCGGCCCGCTGCGCGCCCCGCTCGCTCCGCAGCTGGAACAGGCGCAGGCGCTGCTGGTCATCGGCGAGGGTGCGCCCGGTGAACGCGCCGCCCGAGACGGCTATGCGGCAGGTGCCGTGGTGCTGCGCGGCCGGCTGGCGCCGGAGGCGCAGGCGGTGGCGCGGCTGTTCGGCAAGCGGGTGCTCGCCTATGCCGGCATCGGTCGGCCCGCCAAATTCTTCGAGACGCTGCGCACGCTCGGCGTGCTGCCGGTCGTGACGCGGGCCTTCCCCGACCACCATGTCTACACGGCGGCGGAGGTGGAAGAGCTGCGCGCCGAGGCGGAGAAGCTCGACCTTCTGCTCGTCACCACGGAAAAGGACGCGATGCGCCTCGCCGGCAGCGAGGTCGGCCAACCCCTCATCGAGGTGTCGGACGTGCTGCCGGTGCGCATGGCGCTGGAGCCGCAG
- a CDS encoding DUF6101 family protein, which yields MRQRMMEATMRPPAALAPYVTLARPATPEGWPLRFEAADDGADDGVRQIEIDLDRVVIYRRVAGVAMKATRPLDAYRGLAVALLDPEGDDDGVVLVLVHEDPALSVTLYSAPHIDDVVAEWRGWTAALGRPMLVTLADGSHQPAYAMIGRLVIGEMRARRARRGALKHRRPSVYRRRGAGRTGELAVHRGERELSARD from the coding sequence ATGCGTCAACGGATGATGGAAGCAACGATGAGGCCGCCGGCGGCGCTGGCCCCCTATGTGACGCTGGCCCGGCCGGCCACGCCGGAGGGCTGGCCGCTGCGGTTCGAGGCGGCCGATGACGGGGCCGATGACGGGGTGCGGCAGATCGAGATCGATCTCGACCGGGTTGTGATCTACCGCCGCGTCGCCGGGGTAGCGATGAAGGCAACGCGCCCGCTCGACGCCTATCGCGGGCTGGCGGTGGCGCTGCTCGACCCGGAGGGCGACGATGACGGGGTCGTCCTCGTGCTGGTGCATGAGGACCCGGCGCTGTCGGTGACGCTCTACAGCGCACCGCATATCGACGATGTGGTGGCGGAATGGCGCGGCTGGACCGCGGCGCTCGGTCGGCCGATGCTGGTGACGCTGGCCGATGGCAGCCACCAGCCCGCTTACGCAATGATCGGCCGGCTGGTGATCGGGGAGATGCGCGCGCGCCGCGCCCGCCGCGGGGCGCTCAAGCACCGCCGGCCGAGCGTCTATCGCCGGCGCGGGGCCGGTCGGACGGGCGAACTCGCCGTCCATCGCGGCGAGCGGGAACTGAGCGCGCGGGACTGA
- a CDS encoding DUF4170 domain-containing protein: protein MPETTSPQLLHLVFGGELEKIDGVTFKDLDALDIVGVFPNYATAHAAWKAKAQQTVDQAQTRYFIVHLHRLLDPDASAKTS, encoded by the coding sequence ATGCCCGAGACCACCAGTCCCCAGCTTCTGCACCTCGTCTTCGGCGGCGAGCTCGAAAAGATCGACGGCGTCACCTTCAAGGACCTGGATGCGCTCGACATCGTCGGCGTGTTCCCGAACTACGCCACCGCCCATGCGGCGTGGAAGGCCAAGGCGCAGCAGACCGTCGACCAGGCGCAGACGCGCTATTTCATCGTGCACCTTCATCGCCTGCTGGACCCGGACGCCAGCGCGAAGACCAGCTGA
- a CDS encoding lysophospholipid acyltransferase family protein gives MWRRLRTSPTVRTVLGRSMASYLRFVWRTQRVVMEPANLYELADAQLPMILTFWHGQHFLTPFLVRPYHRAKVMISRSADADVNAIAAEALGIGAVRGSGAQGRDFRTKGGFNATLEMIRHLSEGTNVAMTADVPKISRVAGLGVVTIAKHSGRPIYPVAIATSRRIIARSWDKSAIHLPFGRAAVVAGDGVRVPTDAGPEELEAARRELQRQLEVATARAEELVGRPAEARALARKAAAAKAAESAPLEPAPAPARNG, from the coding sequence ATGTGGCGTCGACTGCGCACCTCACCGACGGTCCGCACCGTTCTCGGGCGGAGCATGGCGTCCTATCTGCGCTTCGTCTGGCGCACCCAGCGCGTGGTGATGGAGCCGGCCAATCTCTATGAGCTGGCCGACGCCCAGCTGCCGATGATCCTCACCTTCTGGCACGGCCAGCATTTCCTCACCCCCTTTCTGGTGCGGCCCTATCACCGCGCCAAGGTGATGATCTCGCGCAGCGCCGATGCGGATGTGAACGCCATCGCCGCCGAGGCGCTGGGCATCGGCGCGGTGCGCGGCTCGGGGGCGCAGGGACGCGATTTCCGCACCAAGGGCGGCTTCAACGCCACGCTGGAGATGATCCGCCATCTCAGTGAGGGCACCAATGTCGCGATGACGGCGGATGTGCCGAAGATCTCGCGCGTCGCCGGTCTCGGCGTCGTCACCATCGCCAAACATTCGGGCCGGCCCATCTATCCCGTCGCCATCGCCACCTCGCGGCGCATCATCGCCCGCTCCTGGGACAAGTCGGCGATCCATCTCCCCTTCGGCCGTGCCGCCGTGGTCGCCGGCGACGGCGTGCGTGTGCCGACCGATGCCGGGCCGGAGGAGCTGGAAGCGGCGCGGCGCGAATTGCAGCGCCAGCTGGAGGTCGCCACCGCCCGCGCCGAGGAACTGGTCGGCCGCCCTGCCGAAGCGCGGGCGCTCGCCCGCAAGGCCGCCGCGGCAAAAGCTGCCGAGTCCGCCCCGTTGGAGCCCGCCCCCGCGCCGGCGCGCAACGGCTGA
- a CDS encoding chromate transporter yields the protein MNENLSVLGVFSLLSILAVGGGAAVLPETKELVVGTYHWLNDDQFRDIYGLGQVVPGPNMLMVIVIGYHVTGFMGALMAFVGFFLPAGALSWAASRVWDHFEGSPWRRSLQQGLAPLVVGLMASGTISIARTAIDGTLTVIIAFAVFAGVYCVKKVNPALLVLGGGLVGLALLSGTGAGMPPS from the coding sequence ATGAACGAGAATCTCTCAGTCCTCGGCGTCTTCTCCCTGCTCTCGATTCTCGCGGTGGGCGGCGGCGCCGCCGTGCTGCCGGAAACCAAGGAACTCGTCGTCGGCACCTATCACTGGCTGAATGACGACCAGTTCCGCGACATTTACGGCCTCGGCCAGGTGGTGCCGGGCCCCAACATGCTGATGGTCATCGTCATCGGCTATCACGTCACCGGCTTCATGGGCGCGCTGATGGCGTTCGTCGGCTTCTTCCTGCCGGCGGGGGCGCTGTCCTGGGCGGCCTCGCGGGTGTGGGACCATTTCGAGGGCTCGCCCTGGCGCCGCTCGCTGCAGCAGGGGCTGGCGCCGCTGGTGGTGGGGCTCATGGCCTCGGGCACCATTTCCATCGCCCGCACGGCGATCGACGGCACGCTCACCGTCATCATCGCCTTCGCCGTTTTCGCCGGGGTCTATTGCGTGAAGAAGGTGAACCCGGCGCTGCTGGTGCTGGGCGGCGGGCTGGTCGGCCTCGCCTTGCTCAGCGGCACCGGGGCCGGCATGCCGCCGTCCTGA